A genome region from Arachidicoccus soli includes the following:
- the tamL gene encoding translocation and assembly module lipoprotein TamL: protein MNKKIIHLLILAFFFAACSNTKYLHGEEKLYTGAHIKIEKDKSLSSYEKKSIKEEMSALLLPKPNASFLGLRIKLFIYNKTQTAKTKGIKHWLNKKFGEPPVLLSSVDIHKNTEILQNRLQNESYFNANVLGDTIQKKKTGSAIYTIQTGDSYIIDSVIFPKPGNDSILTAIAKASRRTLLKKGNKYNLDIIKNERIRIDSRLKNKGFYYFSPDDILMRVDSTKGNHQVDIYVTLKNTTPEKATKIYRINNIYVYPHYSLRDTSKNLQDAKFYKWYYVVDSSQTIRPIAFENTVQLRPDEVYSRVKHNNSLNRFINLGPYKFVKNTFQEVNKDSAKLDAYYFLTPYKTKSLQLDVLGRTTSANYAGSQININWNNRNAFKGAEALSVTLFGSTDVQFGGQNNGYNVYQAGIQTSISWPRFISPFNFKADNAYIPHTNLTLGYSFNKRIKLYTLNSFTGSFGYQWRENPERTHELNLLNITYVDAANISQLYKDSIASSQNPTLAHVIDKQFTFGPSYSYTVTNTAKNYKRNTYYFNGKVDLSANIYGIASGANIEKGKIKTLFGQPFDQFVKLQTEYRYYHKIGPKSSVAGRIFLGAGLPYGNSNVLPYSDQFFIGGSNSLRGFRARALGPGIYYAGDPNVNGNFYPDESGDVKMEANLEYRPHLFSIVHGALFADAGNIWLYHSNANQPGAEFTNHFISQLAADMGAGLRIDATVLILRIDLGIPIRKPWLPEGQRWVFNQIDFGSSQWRKNNLILNIAIGYPF from the coding sequence ATGAATAAAAAAATAATACACCTATTGATTTTAGCATTTTTTTTTGCTGCTTGTAGTAATACTAAATATCTACATGGTGAAGAAAAATTGTATACCGGCGCCCATATAAAAATTGAAAAAGACAAATCTCTTTCTTCTTATGAAAAAAAATCTATAAAAGAAGAGATGAGTGCATTGCTGTTACCAAAACCAAATGCTTCTTTTTTAGGGCTTAGGATAAAATTATTTATTTATAACAAAACTCAAACGGCAAAAACGAAAGGCATCAAACATTGGCTGAACAAGAAGTTTGGAGAGCCTCCGGTTTTATTAAGTTCAGTTGACATACATAAAAACACGGAGATTTTACAAAATAGACTACAAAACGAAAGCTATTTTAATGCGAATGTTTTGGGTGACACTATTCAAAAGAAGAAGACCGGTTCTGCTATTTATACCATTCAGACTGGCGACAGTTACATCATTGATAGTGTAATCTTTCCAAAACCCGGAAATGATAGCATATTGACGGCTATTGCAAAAGCTTCTCGAAGAACTCTCTTAAAAAAAGGCAATAAATATAATCTGGATATCATCAAAAATGAACGTATCAGGATTGATTCCCGCTTAAAAAATAAGGGCTTTTATTATTTTTCTCCGGATGATATTTTGATGCGCGTTGATAGCACTAAGGGTAATCACCAGGTAGATATTTATGTTACACTTAAAAATACAACTCCCGAAAAAGCAACCAAAATTTATCGAATCAATAATATTTATGTCTATCCGCATTATTCATTACGCGACACTTCCAAAAATCTGCAAGATGCCAAATTTTATAAATGGTATTATGTAGTCGATTCTTCACAAACTATACGCCCTATTGCATTTGAAAATACAGTGCAACTGCGTCCTGATGAAGTCTACAGCCGTGTCAAACACAATAATTCATTAAATCGATTTATAAATTTAGGCCCCTATAAATTTGTAAAAAATACTTTCCAAGAAGTGAACAAAGATTCGGCGAAATTGGACGCCTACTATTTCTTGACTCCTTACAAAACAAAATCATTACAGTTAGATGTTTTGGGAAGAACTACTTCAGCCAATTATGCCGGGTCGCAAATAAATATTAACTGGAACAATCGAAATGCTTTCAAAGGAGCGGAAGCTTTGTCGGTTACTTTATTCGGTAGTACGGATGTGCAATTTGGCGGACAAAATAATGGATACAACGTTTATCAGGCAGGTATACAAACATCCATATCCTGGCCAAGGTTTATCAGCCCATTTAATTTTAAGGCTGATAATGCATATATTCCCCATACCAATCTTACACTTGGTTATTCTTTCAACAAAAGAATAAAATTATACACGCTCAATTCTTTCACCGGATCTTTTGGTTACCAGTGGCGCGAGAATCCTGAGCGCACACATGAATTAAATCTATTAAACATTACTTATGTAGATGCTGCAAATATCTCGCAACTTTATAAAGATAGTATCGCATCGAGCCAAAATCCAACCTTGGCACATGTTATTGATAAGCAGTTTACTTTTGGACCAAGTTATAGCTATACCGTAACCAATACAGCAAAAAATTACAAACGCAACACTTATTATTTCAATGGGAAAGTAGATTTATCCGCAAATATTTATGGTATTGCCTCGGGTGCTAACATAGAAAAAGGAAAAATTAAAACTTTATTTGGCCAGCCGTTTGATCAGTTCGTAAAACTACAAACGGAGTACAGATATTATCATAAGATTGGTCCTAAAAGTTCAGTTGCCGGAAGAATATTTTTGGGTGCCGGGCTCCCCTATGGCAATTCAAACGTATTACCTTATAGCGACCAGTTTTTCATCGGAGGATCTAATAGCTTAAGAGGTTTCCGGGCTAGGGCACTGGGGCCCGGTATATATTATGCTGGTGACCCAAATGTGAATGGCAATTTTTATCCGGATGAATCAGGTGATGTCAAAATGGAAGCCAATCTCGAATACCGTCCACATCTGTTCAGCATTGTTCATGGCGCTTTGTTTGCAGATGCAGGCAATATTTGGCTGTATCATAGTAATGCAAATCAGCCCGGAGCTGAATTT